Genomic DNA from Mycolicibacterium helvum:
AGCGACGCACTGGTCCGCTCGGAAAGCGCCAAGCACCGCCAGGCCGTGGCGTCGGTCATCTCCTATGTGGCGATCGCGCTGCTGGCGGTGATGGTCGTCGTCGAAGCCACCGATGTGCTCGAGGTTCCGGTCAGCTCGCTGGTCGCACCCGCGGCTGTTCTGGGTGCGGCGCTGGGCTTCGGCGCCCAGCGCATCGTCCAGGACCTGCTGTCTGGTTTCTTCATCATCACCGAAAAGCAGTACGGGTTCGGTGATCTGGTGTCGCTGACGGTGGCCGGCATCGCCAAGGAGGCGACGGGCACCGTCGAGGACGTCACGCTGCGGGTGACCAAGCTCCGATCGTCGGAAGGCGAAGTGCTCACCATCCCCAACGGGCAGATCGTCAAGACCCAGAACTTGTCCAAGGATTGGGCGCGAGCCGTCATCGACATCCCGGTGCCGACCACCGCAGACCTCAACCGAGTCAATGACGTGCTGCACGGGGTATCGGAAAAGGCGATCGCCGATCCTGGGCTGAAGGACCTGCTTCTGGACGCCCCGCAGCTGATGGGAGTGGAAAGTATTGAACTCGACACCGTCAACCTGCGCATGGTGGCGCGCACGCTGCCCGGTAAGCAGTTCGAGGTCGGCCGCAAACTTCGTGTCCTGGTGATCGCCGCGTTGATGCGGGCGGGTATCGCCAGCCCGTCCGACGGTTCGCCGATGGTCGAGGCCATCGTGCACCCGGCCACCGCAGGCGGTGCCGAACAGACCCAGGGCCCGGTGACGCCGAAGTGAGGTTGATCCCGACTCGGCGAGAAGGCCGCGGCTGGCCGCAGTACATCCTGTGGGGGCGCGTCCGTACGTCCACCGCAGCCCTGCTTGCCTCGTTCATCGCCGTCTGGTGGCTGTATGCGACCTACCAGCCCGCGCCGCCAGCCCCGGAACCGGCCAACCAGGTCGTCCCGCCGGGCTTCATTCCCGATCCGTCGTATACGTGGGTGCCGCGTACCGAGGTTCGGCAGCCGGTCACGACCACCACCACGACGACGACGACCCCGACGACCACCACGACGACGGAGACGACCGAGCCGACCACATCGGAGACGTCTCCAACATCGCCCACGTCCCCGACCTCGCCGACAACGACCACGTCGGTCGCGCCGCCGCCGTTCCAAGCACCTGGACTACCGACGCCGACACCCACGTCGGTTCCATCGCCGGCGCCGGTGCCGGGGCAGGGGCCGATGGTCACGCCAGCGGCTCCCACGCAGTAATCGGCCGGACGGCTACACTGGCGTGCCGTGATGATCACCCTCGACCATGTCAGTAAGCAGTACAAGTCGTCGGCGCGGCCTGCCCTCGACAATGTCAGCGTCAAGATCGACAAGGGTGAGTTCGTCTTCCTCATCGGCCCGTCGGGCTCGGGCAAGTCGACGTTCATGCAGCTGCTGCTGGCCGAGGAGACGCCCACCTCCGGTGAGCTCCAGGTGTCGAAGTTTCACGTCAACAAGCTCTCGGGTCGGCATATCCCCAAGCTGCGACAGGTGATCGGCTGCGTGTTCCAGGACTTCCGGCTGCTACAGCAGAAGACCGTGTTCGAGAACGTGGCCTTCGCGCTCGAGGTGATTGGCAAGAAACCAGACACCATCAACCGGGTGGTTCCCGAAGTGCTCGAGATGGTGGGTCTGTCGGGCAAGGCCAACCGGCTGCCCGCTGAGCTGTCCGGCGGCGAGCAGCAGCGGGTGGCGATCGCGCGGGCCTTCGTCAACCGCCCACTGGTGCTGCTGGCTGACGAGCCCACCGGCAACTTGGACCCGGAAACCAGCAAGGACATCATGGATCTGCTCGAACGGATCAACCGGACGGGCACCACCGTCGTGATGGCCACCCACGACCACCACATCGTCGACTCCATGCGGCAGCGTGTGGTGGAGCTGTCCCTGGGCAGGCTCGTCCGCGATGAGAAGCGTGGTATCTACGGAATGGATCGTTAAGTGCGCTTCGGCTTCCTGATCAACGAGGTCTTCACCGGACTTCGCCGCAACGTCACCATGACCGTGGCGATGATCCTGACCACGGCGATCTCGCTCGGCTTGTTCGGCGGCGGTCTGCTGGTTCTACGCATGGCCGAGCAGTCGCGCCACATCTATCTCGACCGCGTCGAGAGCCAGGTGTTTTTGACCGACGACATCTCGTCCAACGATCAGACCTGCGACGGCGACCTCTGTAAGGCGTTGCGCGCCAAGATCGAGGCCCGCAACGACGTCAAGTCGGTGCGGTTCCTCAATCAAACGGACGCCTACAACTTCGCACTGGTGAAGCTCCCGCAACTCGCAAAAGACGCCACGAAGGACAAGTTCCCGGCATCGTTCATCGTCAAGCTCGACGATCCGGACAAGCATGAAGATTTCGACAAGGCGATGCAGGGCCAGCCCGGCGTGCGCGGCATCCTCAATCAGAAGGACCTGATCGATCGACTGTTCGCTGTGCTCGACGCGATGTCGAAGGTCACGTTCGCGATCGCGGTGGTGCAGGCAGTCGGCGCGGTTCTGTTGATCGCCAACATGGTTCAAGTGGCGGCCTACACCAGGCGTACCGAGATCGGCATCATGCGGATGGTGGGTGCGACGCGCTGGTACACCCAGCTGCCGTTCCTGTTGGAGGCCATGCTGGCCGCGTTCATCGGTGTCGTCATCGCAGTGGTCGGGCTGGTCCTGGTGCAGGCGTTTTTCTTGGATGACGCCCTCAAGCAGTTCTATACGGCGAATCTGGTCGCCCGCGTCGATTGGCGAGATATCGCCGTGTATGTCGCGCCGTGGATGACCGGTGTCGGTCTGGCGATGTCGGGTCTCACTGCCTACGTCACGCTGCGCCTATATGTGCGGAAATAGCCGTGGCCAAGAAAGCTGACCGCAAACCGGATCGGACGATCGTCGCCACCAATCGCAAGGCACGGCACAACTATTCGATCCTCGACACCTACGAGGCCGGCGTGGTGTTGCAGGGCACCGAGGTCAAGAGCCTGCGTGAAGGTCATGCGTCACTGGCCGACGCGTTCGCGACCGTCGACGACGGCGAGATCTGGCTGCGCAACCTGCACATCCCGGAGTATCACCACGGCACGTGGACCAACCACGCGCCGCGGCGCAATCGCAAGCTGCTGCTGCACCGCAGCCAGATCGACACGTTGGTGGGCAAGATCCGGGACGGCAACCTGA
This window encodes:
- the ftsE gene encoding cell division ATP-binding protein FtsE — encoded protein: MITLDHVSKQYKSSARPALDNVSVKIDKGEFVFLIGPSGSGKSTFMQLLLAEETPTSGELQVSKFHVNKLSGRHIPKLRQVIGCVFQDFRLLQQKTVFENVAFALEVIGKKPDTINRVVPEVLEMVGLSGKANRLPAELSGGEQQRVAIARAFVNRPLVLLADEPTGNLDPETSKDIMDLLERINRTGTTVVMATHDHHIVDSMRQRVVELSLGRLVRDEKRGIYGMDR
- the smpB gene encoding SsrA-binding protein SmpB yields the protein MAKKADRKPDRTIVATNRKARHNYSILDTYEAGVVLQGTEVKSLREGHASLADAFATVDDGEIWLRNLHIPEYHHGTWTNHAPRRNRKLLLHRSQIDTLVGKIRDGNLTLVPLSLYFTDGKVKVELALARGKQAHDKRQDLARRDAEREVIRELGRRAKGKF
- a CDS encoding mechanosensitive ion channel family protein is translated as MTKTTSYLAFPFADRWHDFWHGTIGEWILTRGLRITLLVLGGLLAARFINWLAQKISRRIDADFRESDALVRSESAKHRQAVASVISYVAIALLAVMVVVEATDVLEVPVSSLVAPAAVLGAALGFGAQRIVQDLLSGFFIITEKQYGFGDLVSLTVAGIAKEATGTVEDVTLRVTKLRSSEGEVLTIPNGQIVKTQNLSKDWARAVIDIPVPTTADLNRVNDVLHGVSEKAIADPGLKDLLLDAPQLMGVESIELDTVNLRMVARTLPGKQFEVGRKLRVLVIAALMRAGIASPSDGSPMVEAIVHPATAGGAEQTQGPVTPK
- the ftsX gene encoding permease-like cell division protein FtsX, whose amino-acid sequence is MRFGFLINEVFTGLRRNVTMTVAMILTTAISLGLFGGGLLVLRMAEQSRHIYLDRVESQVFLTDDISSNDQTCDGDLCKALRAKIEARNDVKSVRFLNQTDAYNFALVKLPQLAKDATKDKFPASFIVKLDDPDKHEDFDKAMQGQPGVRGILNQKDLIDRLFAVLDAMSKVTFAIAVVQAVGAVLLIANMVQVAAYTRRTEIGIMRMVGATRWYTQLPFLLEAMLAAFIGVVIAVVGLVLVQAFFLDDALKQFYTANLVARVDWRDIAVYVAPWMTGVGLAMSGLTAYVTLRLYVRK